In the Populus trichocarpa isolate Nisqually-1 chromosome 1, P.trichocarpa_v4.1, whole genome shotgun sequence genome, one interval contains:
- the LOC18094147 gene encoding uncharacterized membrane protein At4g09580 has product MKGKGGHVGSRFPLSSWEVAAASSVLLGFVLGLLGVYLTMPESDYSFLKLPRTLEDLQILRDHLETYTSDYTAQVLVGYCVVYIFMQTFMIPGTVFMSLLAGALFGVFKGVALVVFTATAGASSCYFLSKLIGRPLVFSLWPDKLSFFQEQVARRRGGLLNYMLFLRLTPTLPNTFINVASPIVDVPYHIFFLATLIGLVPAAYVTVKAGIALGELQSIGDLYDFNSIATLFLIGIVSITPTLISKSKS; this is encoded by the exons ATGAAGGGAAAAGGAGGACATGTGGGATCCAGATTTCCTTTGAGCTCTTGGGAGGTTGCTGCTGCTTCCTCTGTTCTGTTGGGATTCGTTCTGGGTCTTTTGGGGGTTTACCTAACCATGCCTGAATCTGATTACAGTTTCCTCAAGCTCCCTCGCACCCTTGAAGATCTTCAAATCCtcag GGATCACCTTGAAACTTATACAAGTGACTACACTGCACAAGTCCTGGTGGGATACTGTGTGGTCTACATTTTCATGCAGACTTTTATGATCCCTGGCACTGTTTTTATGTCATTGCTTGCTGGGGCTCTTTTTGGAGTATTTAAAGGTGTAGCTTTGGTGGTGTTCACTGCCACTGCTGGTGCTTCTTCTTGCTATTTCCTGTCAAAATTAATCGGGCGCCCTCTTGTCTTCAGTCTCTGGCCTGACAAGCTTAGTTTCTTCCAAGAGCAG GTGgctagaagaagaggaggattgTTGAACTACATGCTTTTCTTAAGACTAACCCCAACTTTACCAAATACATTTATTAATGTTGCTTCACCAATAGTTGATGTTCCTTATCACATTTTCTTCCTGGCAACCTTGATCGGACTTGTTCCTGCTGCTTATGTCACTGTTAAG GCTGGAATAGCTCTTGGAGAATTGCAATCTATAGGCGATCTTTATGACTTCAACTCCATTGCCACTCTATTCCTCATCGGGATTGTTTCTATTACCCCTACATTAATAAGCAAGAGTAAATCATAG